The Glycine soja cultivar W05 chromosome 15, ASM419377v2, whole genome shotgun sequence region TACTTACTTCCATACctgcatttaaaaataatatttgtaccTGGTTTCAAATCCACacacataataattttaattttcatttttgtatcTATATATCcatgtgtgtgagagagattaagatgttaataaactaatattaaagcatttcttttgttttaatatgtcattttttattttagtcccaataaattatatttgtgttaattttaattcatgGGGATAATCATTTTGACATCATCAAGTGATGATATAACATGATGACATAATCATTTTGTTTgtcatatcattttcttttgtaaCCAATAgtaattataatgaaaaaaaaagaaaaataaacttaatttgGAGGAActaaagtgaattttttttaaggatgaaaatataaaaaaaacactaaattatgaaataaaaaatatatttaatcctaaatttttaaaacttttaggcaattttcttgatcatatattttttcattttatattctttttgaaGTTTTGTTGAGTCATAAGCTTTTGTCTTGTTTATTGTTGTATGGTATGAAAATAAAGGCATCTAAACTACAATTGTTATTGAATAAGGTACTGCATCATAATTACAATACTTACAAAATAATACATTGATATACGGAAGATGTttagataatattatatttaaagttttaagTCTGTTTTTTTCGCAAGCTAAAGTTTTCATTAAAAGTCAAGCATGAGATGCAACTTAGCAAAACACCACAAACTGAAAGTACAAATTGGACAAAATAGAAAGTTGATATCTAAGTGCACTATACCAATCCAAATGGCATCAACCTACCAAAACCCTATTTATGAGTTTGTCTAAGTGATAAAATTCTTTTATGTGATATCTTTTATGGattcttattgaattaaaaactattttctttatAGTTGTGTAATAATAATCTTAAACCAATGCTAATTATCatatcacatgaccataaagaAGACAAAAATTTCAACTCAATAAGAGTCATCAAAGGATATTATATGAAAGAATCtcttaaatttaagataatacAACCATTTTAATTTAAGTTCTAAATACTCGTATAGTTTCTCTTGTCTCACACAACTACAATTACTTCCTTTTGCTGGTGGGTACATATATTCCCCCTTTTGTGACAACAGAATATAACAGAAATGAAATGACTCTCCCAAAGTATAGATTCTCTTGATTGATAAGTTGAGCTTTTATGGGTTTGTCCCCCATAACTTTTTTTACATCTCATCcccactttttctttatttaatgatatttcttTGGCTTGTGTTTCCTTTCAGCTCCAATTAATAGTTGTGTCAACCTGATAGATATTACTTATTTGCGGCTGAGTATTCAAGTcgatctttattaaaaaaaattaagctttaAACAGATCTTTGTAATCCTCTCTTTTAAATAATCGATCCATCCATCTGCTCTCCTTATTTATCTCTATTGAGGGATATCCATTATTTCTCAATTTTCATTATTGGAATGAGCTCAAGCTTTTGTTGATGTTTGATCAGAGAATGATGAAGACACCTCGAGTTCTAATGATATCAAAGAATTTGATTAAGATATCATGATGTTGTAGAGATGTAAACTTATTGTCAAGAAGAATTAAGGTGGCATTTGGTTTGAATATTTAttctctgtttttattttcaaaatttataaaacatatattaacAAGAAAATATTCTAAGGTGTTATTACATTTTTACTTCttcaaaaaagatgaaaaaggttgatttgttattttcaattttgagtctgttttttaaaatattttctgaattttaaacaaacataattttactcttatttctactttctttgaaaataaaaataaaaaacactcaaagccctACCTAAGAAATCTTGAATGATCATAGGCTTTTCTTTCCCGTCTTAATTGGAGAGTTTTGAACAACTTGGACCAAAGTAATTGGCCTTAATAGAACAAATGTTGAAACTGATGTGATATTCGTGAGTGATATTgtgacaaatttttttttttctggtcaTAAATGGCAATGTTGAACACCTGAAGTTTTGAGACTGAGTTGGCTGTGGCAATAGAGCAGCTAGCAAAGCATACAGACTCGTACTAGtactaatttttcttcttctttggcttcgataaaaaaaagaaattgcctAGGAATCATCATCTcattaaaattgcaaaattaaaaaaatagtaaaaaaaatgatgcatttaatgatattagaatctgagaacaatgaagaacgactTTTGAATGAAGCAAACTTGTTATTGTGTTGCTTCTGCTGGTGTTCATTATTGAATTTGACGATCTAAACTACTGTAATTAAACTGATttgaattagtttaatttatatttttccacTTCAAATTTGAACAAAATAAATTGAAGCATGCATCTAGAGACGAGAATGGTGAAGTGGTACACTCACTATATATGGTCCGCTCACTATACAcagttatttcaattttaaagtgAGACTATCTCGATCGTTTTCTTGAAGTGCTAGAGAgttgaataatttatattgtaatttaGCTTTTGGTGAATAATTTATCCACATATGCTATACTAGTAGTTTATTCCTGATGATGTGCCACTGCGTGGCGCAATGCAATTCATTTTGGGGGACCACTGGCACTAGGCATAGGAAGTTGGAGGCAGACCAATAAATGTCTTTGCAATTATCTTTCAACTGCTCTCCCAATGCCATTTGGATTGGATTTGAAGGCTGTATATATAGATCCTTTTCCATTTGCCAAGAAAACGATTCTTTATCTTACTGTAcaacaatttttctttaacaTTATCTTCccatataaataaaagaaatgctaGCATAGCAATGAACCTTGCTTACTAGTTACCACATCTATGATCTACCTATAAGACAAAAACATGCCAGAGCTGTGCATCAAAGAAATTGTTCTCAATTCAGCACTTTTTGAGGCTAAGGCACTTCACAGTTCACACCACCACTCATGAAATCCAATTCCAACCATCAAGAAAAGCACTTCTATACAAAGTATAATGAATATGACTTCAATCATGCACCAAGGTTATCAGAATTAAGCACAGCTGTCAAATGGCCGATTCTGAACCCAGTAATAGTGGCATAAACATCCCTGCAATTGTGTGCTTTAACAGGTCGCACTTCAAATCCCATGGACCTTTTAGGAAACAAAGACTCATCAGAAGACAATGGCAATGATGCCCTTTTAGTTGCAACTGCATTGGTTGTTCGCTTGTAAGCACTGAACCACTTGGCTTGCATGTACATATTTCTCCTCCATGGTGGTATGTGCAGGTTCATTCTTTTCATGGATCCCTTAAGAGCAGTGCACATCAGCCTTGCAACCTGCTTCATCTCTTCCACTTTACCCACAAATATCAATGGGAAAACATCTAGCAAGGAAGAATATTGATCTGTGGGACGAGCTATTTCGAACTTCCCAGCAAGGGAGACTTCAACTATGTAGCGTTTTCCCTTAAAATTGACATCAATGTACTCATAATCACCAGCTGTTAATCTTCCATTTTTCTCCCACTTGGATTTGCAAAGACCTGCATAGAGAGgggtatataatttattaaaccaAGTTCCATAACTAGATGAccatttcaataatatattattttactacAATATAAGTATAGTATATAACCATATACTTATTGGTATATGCATGCGGCTCATCAATTGGCAACTTGATATGTATGCTATTTTGAacgtagaaaataaaaaataaaaaaaatactgtacGTGCATCCTGACTGGGGCACATGAGTATGATGAATAACACTTTCCCCTCTCGAACGATCTAGATGTAGAGATAATATAATAGATTAATCAATTTAATGAATTGATCCAAGGAAATAAACCAAAGGAATgggaatcattttttttctttctagccAACCATTTTGAAATGTGCCAAATTAAATTGATGATCGAGTTGAATCAAAATTAAGCTCATTTAGCTTGGAGCAAGACAAGAAACAAGAGCTAAACGTTAATAAGgtaggacaaaacttagatgttGTTCTTAAGTATGTTTGGTACTGTTCTCAAATAAAAACTAGAAGAATTTTATcttaataattgatttttaatgtaattccaATTCTGATGCTAAAAACACATAAGAAACtgtatgtaatttttgtttgaatgctataacaaatcaattatatataaggACCATAATATTAGTAGCATGTAATACTAACCAGCATCAAAACCTTTTTCTCTCAACAGAGACATCAACCTGCGTTTGGAATAGTTTCCAACAACAACTCCAAACGCAACTTCAGCCTCTCTCCTAATTTTTTCTTTGTCGTCCCTTTcatcctcatcatcatcattctcATAAAGCAAACTCCGCAACATTTCCCTCTTCTCCGAATAAGACCACTCAGTTTTTTCAAACTCTTCTTCATCGTGACCTTCACGAACATCaccaacttcttcttcttctttttctccggTTGTTGCCTCGTTCTTCTCCATGAAAGACTTCACGAGATCAGACAAATCGGTCAAACTCTCCGGCGAGTGCTCGCTGCCGCTGCTCTCGCAGAGCCCCACACGTGCCACATCAGCGTCAAACGCCGCCGCCACTCTCTGAAACCTCACTGGAATCCTTGCCATATCTAAAAGAAAGAATACTATGCAATATGCATCACTGTCAcatttttctattatatatatcttttgtcTTATGTTGCGAGGTGTTGTGCATGCAGATGCttgtgttgtgtttgttttgttgtttgtagaAGAGGCCAGGTTCAATGAACTTCAAATAAGCGTCTATATTCATTGAATCAAACTCAGATTTTGCCACGTGCAGAAGTCTGGGATGAATTTAAGTTGTATTAGACatgataaagtaaaaaaaataaggtaATACTATAATATAATGTGATTTTATTAGATTTGTTGCAAGTAATTAATGTATGTGCTGTATATAAGTatgtatcaatttttatatggtatcttaaaagttaaaataattaaatttgaggCTGCTAATATCTATCATACTCTTTTTTAGCTGATGTGCATTCGTAAaatattccaaaattttaagacAAAAATATCCTATTGGCctattcatttaattgatttttttagaactgttatagttattttaaaaggaATAAAGAAAGCATTTCTCTCTCCTTCCTCATCTCAGCCATCTCTCCTTTCCATTATTCATGCAGCATATCTTGTAAACTCTAAATTGAATTAATGTTTACAACAATAATCTCAAGAcaggtctctctctctcttctgtaTGTACGTGTCTTTGTGAGAATTAAACGGATTCAGTGTTTGGGTTCCGTTAATTTATGCTTTGTAGAGTTTAGCCTTGATATATTGCTCTAAAAATTCACTTTTTGGTTTCCAGATTTGAGGCTTCATTCCACAAGGAAACTAGTGAACCAAagcaatgatattttttttttatgatattctcCTTGTGCTATACCTTAGTAGGTATATTAAACCGATTTTTGTTGCAAGCTTAAGTTTAACTTAAGAAATTATTACTAGTAAAATAGATTGTTGTTGTCAAATTATGTTTTGATTCTTTGTAATAATAACATTTACTCATTGGATTTGCCGTTTACAAAGGCTGTAATTTTTTTCCCATCTAGTTTCACTAttagccttatgttaattttgtcGATTAACTGTtcatactttttgtttgttttctagtTCCATTAAATATCAAGACTTTTCCCTGTGACATttttaaacaacatttttttttcatttgatttcgtTAAGTATTAGGAGTTTCTTATTTAATCTCTCGTTTTGTTAACATACAAAACAATATACGGGAGGAAATTTTTGaagggataaaataaaaaataaaaataaaatgggagaatgaatagaaaaatcataatattttaaagactaaaatataatttatttatttattgtcgAAGGGGATAGAGttttaataaatacatttatatacaaattagtgaggcttttcttttttaactgtGAAAGCATATATGCGATCTAGCCCTTATGCTTTTGTTGGGCCAAATGGGCCATGCCTGAAGTCGGGCTATTTTCTCACTAGTCCATATATCATGTGCAATGTCATTAGGAAATTGCTATATATACCCTCTTTATACTAATGCACTCCCccttttcacttttttcctCCCCAAACTATCCTACAATACACACTCCCCTTGTCCCTTTCTCccccatttaattatttttagatcttCAATTTCTGTTACaatctaattatttttactaccCCTGTTGATTTTTGCTACCACAATTTACATGAATTAGATTTGATCTAGATATAAAATTTGTAAGTAATTCCAATTGAGTATAGAAATTGTTTGTGACACATTCTGGTCCACGTGTGAGTTTGGGCAGATATTAATGTGCTTCACTTTTCAGTTTTGATTTCAGATCCGAGAGATTTGGTGGGAGGGTCCAATGAGATGGAGAAGAGGAACAATGGTTTGGTGCATGAGTTGTTAGCTAGTGTATATCACCTTACGAGACTAGAGTATGGTATAGATCAACCCGAAAAGGTCTGCATAAAAATATTTGTCGCAAGAAAAAATCCCAGAATTCCTTCCATTTTCTGGGTTTGGAAAAGTGCGGATTTTCAAGAAAAGGAATTGTCTTTGACTCTTTGGAAGAATGCTTCAATCATGAAGTTGGGGCATTTTAGGAGGGAGTTTGTTTTGCCTGATAGGTTGAGTTGAATGTGTTTGTTGCTTAAGCATCCAGGCGTTTTGTGTTTCCATTAAGTATTAGATTTACACTACTTCTTACATAGTCTTGTGTTGGGTCACGGCTTGTGTAGATAAGGATCCTTTGGAGAGTTGATGCTCAAGGGGTTCATAATACAATCAAAGATGGTGCCTCCTCAACGTGGAAAAGAGGAGGAAGACATGAATATATTGGTTAGGGTAAAAGGATgggaagtgttttttttttttttaagaattacagagaggaagaaagagatgagaATGCGTTTAGTAGGGTAGTTTGGGAATAAGAAATGAGAAGGGAGAATACATTAGTATAAAGGGATTGTGGAAATAGCAATTGCAATGTCATTATTGGCaacttttggtttttttttatcttaatcatATGATTCAATAGTAAAAATGGATTCTAATTAATACAGAGTTTAACTGGATAATAACTGGATAATAAGTAAAATTTgactataaattatttttgttaagaatcaaatttaaatattattcgaACTTCAaccttaattttaacttatctgCAAACACTTACCAATTATGCTAATGTTTTGTTTCGTGCTTCATTATTCTAAAAGGCTCCACTGTCCTTTTGTTTGGCCGGGGAggcaaacttttttatttatattttttgctaatgaaaaattttcaca contains the following coding sequences:
- the LOC114387700 gene encoding uncharacterized protein LOC114387700, with the protein product MARIPVRFQRVAAAFDADVARVGLCESSGSEHSPESLTDLSDLVKSFMEKNEATTGEKEEEEVGDVREGHDEEEFEKTEWSYSEKREMLRSLLYENDDDEDERDDKEKIRREAEVAFGVVVGNYSKRRLMSLLREKGFDAGLCKSKWEKNGRLTAGDYEYIDVNFKGKRYIVEVSLAGKFEIARPTDQYSSLLDVFPLIFVGKVEEMKQVARLMCTALKGSMKRMNLHIPPWRRNMYMQAKWFSAYKRTTNAVATKRASLPLSSDESLFPKRSMGFEVRPVKAHNCRDVYATITGFRIGHLTAVLNSDNLGA